In one Eulemur rufifrons isolate Redbay chromosome 14, OSU_ERuf_1, whole genome shotgun sequence genomic region, the following are encoded:
- the FBRS gene encoding probable fibrosin-1 — translation METAAAAAPGPGWAADGERRRRRCSRRDRDREQRRRRGPGGDAPRALLAAPRGSSSSSSPPPPARPWSSASSGERPGGPRRRRPRPRPRPPRPRARKRPAGSGSRGEEEEEEEEGGADDGEAEEEPEEEEEEEDLIDGFAIASFASLEALQKDASLQPPERLEHRLKHSGKRKRGGSSGATGEPGDSSDREPGRPPGDRARKWPNKRRRKEASSHHSLEAGYICDAESDLDERVSDDDLDPSFTVSTSKASGPHGAFNGNCEAKLSVVPKVSGLERSQEQPPGPDPLLVPFPPKEPPLPPAPRPPVSPPAPLPATPSLPPPPQPQLQLRVSPFGLRTSPYGSSLDLSTGSSSRPPPKAPAPPVAQPPPSSSSSSSSSSSASSSSAQLTHRPPTPSLPLPLSTHGFPPPGLRPPPPPHHPSLFSPGPTLPPPPPLLQVPGHPGASAANALSEQDLIGQDLNSRYLNAPGGPEVVGAGGSARPLAFQFHQHNHQHQHTHQHTHQHFTPYPPGLLPPHGPHMFEKYPGKMEGLFRHNPYTAFPPAVPGLPPGLPPAVSFGSLQGAFQPKSTNPELPPRLGPVPSGLPQKGTQIPDHFRPPLRKPGKWCAMHVRVAYMILRHQEKMKGDSHKLDFRNDLLPCLPGPYGALPPGQELSHPASLFTATGAVHAAANPFTAAPGAHGPFLSPSTHIDPFGRPTSFASLAALSNGAFGGLGSPTFNSGAVFAQKESPGAPPAFASPPDPWGRLHRSPLAFPAWVRPPEAARTPGSDKERPVERREPSITKEEKDRDLPFSRPQLRVSPATPKARAGEEGARPAKESVRVKEERKEEAAAAAAAAAAAAAAAAAAAAAATGPQGLHLLFERPRPPPFLGPSPPERCAGFLEPTWLAGPPRLARPPRFYEAGEELTGPGAVAAARLYGLEPAHPLLYSRLAPPPPPAAAPGTPHLLSKTPPGALLGAPPPLVPAPRPSSPPRAPGPARADR, via the exons ATGGAGACGGCAGCGGCCGCGGCCCCGGGCCCGGGCTGGGCAGCTGACggggagcggcggcggcggcgctgcTCGCGCCGAGACCGAGACCGGGAGCAGCGACGCCGCCGAGGTCCAGGCGGCGACGCGCCCCGGGCCCTGTTGGCCGCCCCGCGCGGCTCCTCGTCCTCGTCGTCACCGCCGCCGCCCGCCAGGCCTTGGTCGTCTGCTTCGTCTGGAGAACGGCCTGGGGGCCCGAGACGGCGACGACCCCGTCCCAGGCCTCGTCCCCCGCGACCCCGAGCTCGGAAGCGGCCTGCCGGCTCGGGCAGCCgcggggaggaagaggaggaggaggaggaggggggcgcAGACGACGGGGAAGCCGAGGAGGagcctgaggaagaggaagaagaggaggactTGATCGATGGCTTCGCCATCGCTAGCTTCGCCAGCCTCGAAGCCTTGCAG AAGGATGCATCTCTTCAGCCCCCAGAGCGACTGGAACATCGGCTGAAGCATTCTGGGAAGCGGAAGAGGGGGGGCTCCAGTGGGGCCACTGGGGAGCCAGGGGACAGCTCTGATCGGGAGCCTGGCCGGCCCCCTGGGGATCGGGCCCGAAAGTGGCCCAATAAGCGGAGAAGGAAAGAG GCCTCCTCCCATCACTCTCTGGAAGCTggatacata tgTGACGCGGAAAGTGATCTGGACGAGAGG GTCTCCGATGATGACCTCGACCCATCTTTTACTGTCTCAACCAGCAAAG CCTCGGGCCCCCATGGCGCCTTCAATGGGAACTGTGAAGCAAAACTCTCCGTGGTCCCTAAAGTGTCGGGCCTGGAGCGGAGCCAGGAACAGCCCCCGGGGCCCGACCCGCTGCTAGTGCCTTTCCCCCCAAAGGAACCACCGCTTCCACCGGCCCCTCGGCCTCCCGTCtcaccccctgcacccctgccGGCCACCCCCagtctgccacccccaccccagccccagctgcagcTTCGGGTCTCGCCCTTCGGCCTCCGCACTTCTCCCTATGGCAGCAGCCTGGACCTCAGCACTGGCAG CTCTTCACGGCCGCCCCCCAAGGCCCCGGCCCCTCCCGTGGCTCAGCCTCCCCCCTCATCATCCtcttcgtcctcctcctcctcatctgccTCCTCCTCGTCCGCGCAGCTCACCCACCGGCCCCCGACGCCCTCACTGCCCCTGCCTTTGTCCACCCACGGCTTTCCCCCTCCCGGGCTGCggccccccccaccaccccaccaccctTCCTTGTTCTCCcctggccccaccctgcccccacccccacccctgctgcaggTGCCAGGGCACCCTGGGGCCTCAGCCGCTAACGCCCTTTCTG AGCAGGACCTGATCGGCCAGGACCTGAACTCTCGCTACCTGAATGCCCCGGGTGGCCCTgaggtggtgggggcagggggctcgGCCCGGCCCCTGGCCTTCCAGTTCCACCAGCACAACCACCAGCACCAGCACACCCACCAGCACACCCACCAGCACTTCACCCCTTACCCCCCGGGCCTGCTGCCACCCCACGGCCCCCACATG TTTGAGAAATATCCAGGAAAGATGGAAGGCCTTTTCCGACATaat CCGTACACGGCCTTCCCTCCCGCAGTGCCCGGGCTGCCTCCGGGCCTCCCGCCGGCTGTCTCCTTTGGCTCCCTGCAGGGAGCCTTCCAGCCCAAG AGCACGAACCCTGAGCTGCCACCACGACTGGGGCCAGTGCCAAGCGGGCTCCCCCAGAAGGGGACACAG ATCCCCGACCATTTCCGGCCACCTTTGAGG AAACCAGGGAAGTGGTGTGCCATGCACGTGCGCGTGGCTTACATGATCCTGAGACACCAGGAAAAGATGAAG GGTGACTCCCACAAGCTTGACTTTCGGAACGacctcctgccctgccttccgGGGCCCTATGGGGCCCTGCCCCCTGGGCAGGAGCTCTCCCACCCGGCCTCCCTCTTCACTGCGACTG GTGCCGTCCATGCTGCAGCCAATCCTTTCACGGCAGCTCCCGGGGCCCACGGACCCTTCCTGAGCCCCAGCACCCACATTG ATCCCTTTGGGCGTCCCACAAGCTTCGCCTCCTTGGCTGCCCTCTCCAACGGGGCCTTTGGAGGCCTGGGCAGCCCCACATTCA ACTCCGGCGCCGTCTTTGCCCAGAAAGAAAGTCCAGGGGCTCCACCAGCCTTCGCCTCCCCCCCAGACCCATGGGGCCGCCTGCACCGCAGTCCTCTGGCCTTTCCTGCCTGGGTCCGGCCCCCTGAGGCCGCCCGGACACCAGGCTCAGACAAGGAGCGGCCTGTGGAGCGGAGGGAGCCCTCTATCACCAAGGAGGAGAAAGACAG ggaccTCCCCTTCTCCCGGCCCCAGCTCCGAGTTTCTCCTGCTACTCCCAAGGCCCGGGCTGGCGAGGAGGGGGCCAGGCCAGCCAAGGAATCCGTGCGGGTGAAGGAAGAGCGAAAGGAGGAggctgctgccgctgccgccgccgccgccgctgccgctgccgccgccgccgccgccgctgcagcAGCCACCGGCCCTCAGGGCCTTCACCTGCTGTTTGAGAGGCCCCGGCCACCCCCCTTTCTGGGCCCTAGTCCACCAGAGCGCTGTGCTGGCTTCCTGGAGCCAACCTGGTTGGCAGGGCCCCCGCGCCTTGCTAGGCCACCTCGCTTCTATGAGGCAGGTGAGGAGCTTACTGGACCAGGTGCCGTGGCTGCTGCCCGCCTCTATGGTCTAGAGCCTGCTCATCCCCTGCTGTACAGCCGCTTGGCCCCTCCGCCGCCACCTGCTGCGGCCCCGGGAACCCCTCACCTTCTCAGCAAGACCCCACCAGGAGCCCTTTTGGGGGCACCACCTCCGCTTGTGCCGGCCCCCAGGCCCAGTTCCCCACCTAGGGCCCCTGGCCCAGCTCGGGCTGACaggtga